TGGACTTATACTCACGCCGTATAGTGGGTTGGCACATTGATAAACGAATGACGGCAGATTTAGTCAGTAAAGCCTTGATGAAAGCGTATAATTTACGCCAGCCTGAAAAAGGCTTATTCTTTCATAGTGATAGCGGAGCACAATATACGAGTAAGCGCTATCGTCACTTACTAACAAGTTATGGTATTCGAGCAAGTATGGCCGATGTTGGAGCCTGTTGGGATAACGCCGTTGTAGAACGATTTTTTGGTAGCTTAAAGCACGATTGGGTACTAAAAATCCCATAGCCGACTCGTAAACAGATGAAAGAAGATGTTACTTCGTATATGCGCTATTACAACCAAGAAAGGCTTCATACTGCCAATGGTGATCTGTCCCCCATTGAGTATGAACAAAATTCCTTAAGAAAAGTGCCCTGATTTAGTTGCGCAGAACACTTGCTGCCTAATCGAGAAGTCAGCACACCACCTTGAGCTAAATCGTTATTAATCGTTTTTTAAAGCGAGCAGTCTGTTTTTCAGCTAATTAGTACTTTATATAAACATCGTCTTTTTAAAAAGAAATAGCTCCCTTTATCAAAATATCTTCATTTATTAAAATATAAAACATTATGGAGATTAAAGATAATTTCAGTGGGGTGTTTGTTCCATTTTTTGCCGATTCGATAGATTGTTATATAGACAGAATCAACTGAGATATAAAAATATAGTTTTAATTAAAAAATGTAAAATAGAAAAATTGATAATTGAATTGGCAGTAGAAGACTTCTTACTGCCAATATACCAGTTTTATAATTTCAATTTCACTTAACAAATACCGATAAATCTAATGCTCCACTATATACACCCGGCTCAATATAATCCTCATCTTTGCAGAGGTTCCAATCAATGGTAAACTCACCATAAGTGCCATTTTCATACTCTAAATCAATATCAAAAGTTTCACCATTAAATAGAATATCGCCTTCATCATCACAATCTGAACCATTGTTATTGATTATCCCTTCAATATATAAACCATTATCTTCATAATCTTCATTGATTAAATAGAACTTATTAGGTTCATCTTTTATTAGTCCAGTTTGCAATCGAACAGAGCCTAAAACGGTATTTCCAATATTACTATCACAGTCAATTTCAACGGTGACTCTTTCATAATCAACCAATCCTGTTGATTCATCAGAAGCAACATAAAATTTAGGTGAAGTATTACCATTCACATCGATGGTACAAGCATCTAATACATTAATGTTAATCGAGCTAATTAAAACTTGAGATAAATCGCCTGAAGGTATGGGAGATAACGATGATGCATATAAATTATCAATGCGCTCTAAATTATTTAATGCGATAAAATACTCACCAGGTGCAGCATCCTCAGGCGATAAAAATTTAATCACCCCACCAGTTACCGTAATATCAACATTGCGATCTTCATCAGCATCAAAATAGGGCTCATCGCCTCCTGGGTTAGGAGGGGTTAAGCAATAAGGGTTACCTTCGACTGGCTCCAAATTATCGAGATCAATCACTTCTCCATCGTGGACTCGAACAAATCCTTCGTCTGTTGAACCATCATATTTTACCCATTCTGCTGCCGCTGAATAATTCAAGGAAAAGTACCCCACATGATTATTATCTTCATTAATGAGATAAAAGTAATAGTGCCCATCTTCTTCATAGAGCGAATCTTCACTAATACAAAACCAAACTTCATCCGTAATAGCAATAAACCCATCAACAGTTCTATTTGCAGTATTATTCCTTGGACCACTTAATGGTACGCTTGCATTCGTCGAAACATAGGCAATTTCTGTATCCGGTGGAATGGTAACATCAATAGTATTAGCAAACCCGAATGAGCTATTCAGTAAACATAACGCTAAGATGGCCTTAACGACGTTTCTTTTTAAAGTCAATGCCATTATTTAACTCCTAAATTTAATCTTCGCCATTTCACGTTAATCACTGACACGCTAAACTGATTTTTCTAATTGGGTTGTCTTCGGTTACTGCCATCTCTTTTAAGTGCGTATAATGAGCACCACACGATGCATTGTGACCATTCCCCCATTGGATCAGTAAGGTACCCGAATCCGGTAACCCACTCATGTAAAGCTGACCGTTATCACCCACAATGCTGGTGTTTTCTTCAGTCGCCTCATCATCCACCAGCTTAGCAATCGCCCCGAATGGGATCGTACCGCCTTGATAGGTTAGCGAAATCAACGCCTGCATCCCGACACGCGTTGGGAACTTGGCTTTTACCACCGCCCCTTTGGTCGGATACACATTTTGCGAAGTTTTCGGTAACGTCACATCATCCGGTAAGGTATTCACATTTAAGCCAATGGTATTTTTGGCGTATTCGTTAACGTTCGGTGCCACCGCATAACCAAACATATCGATTTTGGCGTTACCTTGGTTTAGCGAGGTACCGTCTGCATCCGGCGCTTCCACCAACACCACGGAGTTACCTAACGTGCGCGCCAGTGTCACGCCACCTGAATGGATCACCATCCCGCCATTAACCCCCGCATTCACAGAAGAAGAACTTGATGAATAGTTATATCCCCCAGAAAAACTGCCTTTTGAGGTGTTGTAATTCAAACTAATGGCACTATTACTTTCTTGGTTGTTATTCCCCATACTTTGTGAAACCGAATAAGATAAATCCCTGTCCAACAATGAACCGTGTAAACCCATTTGCTGGCTATAATTGCCGCGATTGTTTTTCGAAATATAATAATTACTGCTCATATTTCGTAAGTGCTCTTCATTGGTAAATAAACTGAAAGGCACGTTCACATTAAACGAAATTTGATGGTTTTTAGGCCAGTCATTACGGCTATCGGATTTTCTGTAATCAATGGCATAACTGACGTTGTAATTCACGCCTTTAAAATTACCGTTATACCCTGTCGATAATTGGGTAGTTTCAGTATTGGAGTCCCAATAGTCGGTACGGCTACCACTTAAATAAATTGAGCCATATTTGCCCAGTGACTGGGAAAGCGCGGTTCGGAAACTGGAACGTTGGCGTAAGCCTAACCAGGGGGCTACCCCATCACTGAGCTGGTAATTGTGGGTATTAAAATCCGAGAAGCTGAAGAAATGGCGTGTGGAATAACGTAATGCGGTTAAATCGACATTAGTTCCTGTAGAGGTTAAGCTTTTCGAATATTTAATCCGAAACGATTGCCCTTCTTTGCGATCTCCCGACACAAAAGACGCCGCCGCATGGGTCATATCGACAGACAGCGCACCAAAATCCCCCAAGGAAATCCCCGTGCCCATCACCCCAGAAAAGTAATCTTTAGAAAATAACGTACCGCCGTAGACGGTCACATCATGCGGCAAGCCATAAATCAGACTGCCCAACACAAATTTGGCGCGTTTAGACGAACGGGTTAAATTGCCGTTATATTCCCCCGCCGTTACTTCATATTTCATTCCACCCGGTCTTAACATCACGGGTAATGAAGAATACGGGTAAACAAACGTTCTTTCAGAGCCATCTTCTTCACTGATATTGACCTGTAAATTTCCTGAAGACCCCGTTGGATATAAATCTTTAATACTAAAAGGCCCTGGTGCAACATAAGTCTGATACACCACGTTGCCATTTTGGCTCACCGTGATCCGTGCATTAGATTGTGCAATACCATTAATTTCAGGCGCAAAACCGCGCATACTGGAAGGCAGCATTTTTTCATTCGAAAACAGTTTGATGCCTTTAAACGGAATACTGTCAAACACGTTACTGCCCGTTGAACTTTCCCCCACTAACAACTCACCTCGTAATGCATTAATGGCTCGCATCACATAGGTATTGGAAAAACTAGACGTACGATTAGTGTAATTACGACGCCCTTCGGAGTTCGAATAATAATAACGATAATTTGAACGCAAGCGCCAAGCACCTAAATTGACACCGCCACGTAAACTCAAAAAGGCATTGTCATTGTTTTGTGTTTCCCGCTGAGATTGATTACGGCTGTGGCTCCCATTAAGCTGATAAGACAGCAAGATAGCCGGAATACCATTTTCCAGCATGCCTTCTGGTACGTAACCATTAGCCCGATTGTCCATATAAATCTGTGGAATACTGATTTCCATGGTCAGTTTAGACAGATTGGTTTTCACAAATGCCTCAGGAATGTAATCCCCTAACGCAGTCATCTTTTCATCATCAGTGAGCTTTTGTAGCGTTGGAAGTGAGGCTAAATTCACCCCAAGCTCACCGAGCATCGGTTTAGTGAATTCAGCGGAAACATTTCCATCACGGCCTTTTACAAACGTGATGTCCATACTGCCCATATCTCTTTTATTAATAAACACCGTAATATTGTATTTACCTTCAGGGACGCTATTGGCTTTTTCAAATTGAGATAAATCGATGGAATTCGGATCCATTCCTGACTGCAAAGATAATAGTTTTGGGTCAAAGTAATCTTCTGCATAAGAATAACCAGCAACGCCAAGACAATAAGAAATAAAGCTTAGATAAAAAAGATTATTTTTCATCTTAGACGACGTATATAATTTCATAGTTATCTCTCAGTGATTTTTTTTATAGTTTTTGGGTTTGCTCTGGCATTTCCAGCATAAATTCATTTAATAATCGCCATTTCACCGTGGCATTCGCATAATTCCCTTTCGGCAATGAATAGCTTTGTTGACCAAAAGGGGGAATGAATTTAAACAGTTGCATATTGTCAATTTGATGTTGACCGACCGCTAATTTCCCAAAGGTTAAATAAAGTGGTGACGGGTTATTAACAATCAGTTTTCCCTCAGCAAGCGTAAATTTTAATTTATCCTTCACCTTGGCGATTTTAAGATTCTTAATTGCCTCTGGCCGATAATAAAACTTATAATGTAAAACTTTCGATAAGGTTAAATCACCATCCATTTTTTTAAAGCTCACGGTATTTTTAGTGCCTTTCGGAGGAATGGCTTTTAAGCGAATAAAAAATACCGACTCTCGGTCTTGCGGCAATTTTTTTAAATTATCAATTTTTTTTATTTGCCAGTTATATTCTGACTTTGCCTCTAGCCGATATAAAGGTGGTGTGATCATAAAAGGAATTGAGCTCTCCTTTTTTACATTCAACCCTGTCGACTCATCAGGAATAGCAATATCGGCTTGAACGAGATAGGCATTGTGATCGTTATTCTTTAATAAAAATGAGAGCCCTCGGCTTTCTTGATGAAAAACTAATCTTTCACTCGGGAAACGCAAACCACTGCTGGTATTTTTTGCCGCAACCTGATGAATGTTTAATAAACCTAATAGTAATACGATGAATGAAATTATTTTCATTTTTTAGCCTTACTCTCAAAAATAAAGGGCTTGGTGGTACCACCATAATCATTCATTATTCGCCATGAAAAAGAATTCAGCCCCACCATGTCGGGGATCGTAATATTGGAATAAGGCGCGACCATTTTATTCTTTATTTTACGCGTATTATTCACCTTCATATCCACGAGGGTGGTATAATAAGGCGTCGGATTATTGACGGTTAATGTATTATTCGCATAATTGACCGAGATTTTTTCATACGAATCTTTCGCCGTCATCGGTAAATTTTCAGGTCGATAATACAGCTTAATCACCAAATTGGTGACGATGGATAATTTCCCACTGCTTTTTTCATCATTTCTTTTGGGTGGGATTGCTCTTGAACTAAAATAAAAGACACTTTCACGATCTTTCGGTAATAAATTTAATGAGGCAGGAAAAATACGCATCATAAAGGTCGAGTTTTTTTCCACCCTAAAAATAGATGGTGTAATCACAAAAAAATCACTTTTCTGATTATCCACATTATAAATTTCATTTTGAACCAGAAAAGGGGAATCGACATTATTTTTAAAGGTAATCGATGCCGATTTATCCCCTTCATTAAAAATAATGCGCGTCTTATTTAAACTGAGCCCTGCGGAATAAGTTAGAAAGGAAGTCAGAAATAACAGAACAGTAAGCGTTATATTTTTCATTATAACCACCTTAATCTGAAAAATAGCTAAAAGTAACATGCGCAGAAAAATCGCCCACTTCATCTTTCAAGCAACCTTGTCCGCGATCATAACAGGCTAATACCGCGGTTAAGATAATATGCTCATCGCCATCTTCAATCTGATCAAAGACGATATCCCCGACTGAAAAATATTCTTGTTCATCTTCATCCATGATCGCGACACCAAAATAAGCATCGGGATCGCTATTAAATACATAGTCATTTGAACCATCAACGGTGCTGCCCGAGGTCATTTGAATAGAACTGGTTGAAAAGTCACCTTCACAATCTTGCAAAATGATCTCAAACTGTCTTGTCTGCGTTTGATCAATAATGTCCTGAATGGAAACAATGCCAAAATCTATTTCATCCGTCGTATCATAAAGATCTTCAACAATAATTTCACAAGGCTCCTGATCAACATATGCTGTAAATTCAAAATGGATCGAGTCGTTATCTGCATTCACGAGAATAGGCAGAAAAAAACACAATATGAAGGAAAAAATCACTCCATATTTTTTCCTATTAAGGGATTTGCAGTGAAAGTTCAATGGCAGCATCAATATCACCTGAGGTTATGGTTTGATTGTCAATTTTTGCAGCAACGACTTCAAAATAGTGCTCCCCCGTCCCAGATTCGACCGTGGCCTCATCCCCCGAGAAGATCACTTCCTCACACGCACCATTATCATCACCGCAGTTCATCAATAAAAAACCCACATTGATCGCACTATCTTCATACAACACGTTATTTTTTATGTGTGTACTGCTTAATGGTGTAATCACAATATCGATGGATTCGGTATCCTCTGAGATCCCTTCACAGCTATATTCCACCGTAAAAGGCTTGCGATAATCACTCTCTTCGCCCGGCTGTAATGCACTCAGTACACTGCTACTAAACGGCTCATCAAAAATCACTTCCTGATCGCTATCCGCAGAAAATTCACACGTGGCATTGGCCACCGTGCCACTAAAATAAATCGTTGCACTTTCATCGGCTAAACTGATATTCGGTAATAAAACTGCGGGGAATAATAATCCTAACAAACATTTATTGAATTTCTGTTGAATAGCCATCATAGCCTCCCAAATCATTAATTGCGGTCCATTTTGCTATCGCCCCTGTCGGCGTTTTTAGGTCAAAATTAATACTTGAAAATGGTGCTATCATGTTATTTTTATTCTCTGAATTAATCACCATCGCTTTATTATTCAGCGTCACGTTAAATAGACTGATGTAATAAGGGGAACGATTGATAACCTCAGTTTTATTACCAACATTTTTAAATACTAGCGATGACTGTGCTTCCTTAGCGGTTTGTTTTAAATCAGTCGGCCGATAAAATAATTTAATAATATTATCAAAACCGATGATAACCCCTTCACTGTTTTTATCTCTCGCGGGTACCATGCGGGCTTTAAAATAAAAAACCGATTCTCTGTCTTTAGGGAGTTGATTATTGACCAACATAATACGTACATCTTGTCGGCTCATTTTTTCTAAACGAAATAAAGGGGGTGCCACTTCAAAAGCGTCAGGATATTGCTCACTCGCTATCGCGATTTGCGTGAGATAATTTGTCTTTTCATCATTATTTCTTAACGTGACAGACACACTTTTTTCACCTTGTGGGTAAATAATGCGTGTGGCATCAATACCCACGCCAGCGGAATAAGCGAAACTATTTAATAACAAAAAATTGGTGACAATGAACAATAGCCACATTTTTAACGACAGTGTATTTTTCATAGGCTTTTATGAGGGTGATTACAAACTGTAATCACCCGACTTTAATTAGTTATAAGCAACACTAAAGATAACCGGCACACTCAGGATATCGGTATCGTTAGAACCATTCAGAGCGAACAGGTCTGCTTGCATTGGTAATAAATTGACCGCATTACCGTCAACATCAGTCACTGCACCTTCATCATCTGTACTCATCACCAGTGATTGGTTAACATTGATTAATTGGTTTGGTTTAATTTCAACTGCTGTACCGGTAGCAGGGTTAGTTTTAATTCCCACCGCTAATGTTTTTGCATCTGTATTAGCAAAAAGATTTGGATTAAAGATACTTGCTTGACCATCTGCGTATAAACTTAAAGCGCCAGACTGAGTCTCAGCACCAGCACAGTTGGTTAAGACTAAGTTGAAATCTTTATTTGCAATCGCGGTTGTTGGTCCTTGAGTGACGCTCTCAGTGGTGAAAACACCAAAGTCAACAATTGAGCCAGAGCTTGTTGCGATATCACAAGTTCCTTTTTGTAATTGTGCTTTAAATGTCACTGTTGTTGTTGTTGCCGCCATTGCAGAACTTGCAACGCCAGCCGCTAACATTAATGCAGCGATAGATGCTAATTTAATTTTCATATTGAA
This portion of the Providencia manganoxydans genome encodes:
- a CDS encoding fimbria/pilus outer membrane usher protein; amino-acid sequence: MKLYTSSKMKNNLFYLSFISYCLGVAGYSYAEDYFDPKLLSLQSGMDPNSIDLSQFEKANSVPEGKYNITVFINKRDMGSMDITFVKGRDGNVSAEFTKPMLGELGVNLASLPTLQKLTDDEKMTALGDYIPEAFVKTNLSKLTMEISIPQIYMDNRANGYVPEGMLENGIPAILLSYQLNGSHSRNQSQRETQNNDNAFLSLRGGVNLGAWRLRSNYRYYYSNSEGRRNYTNRTSSFSNTYVMRAINALRGELLVGESSTGSNVFDSIPFKGIKLFSNEKMLPSSMRGFAPEINGIAQSNARITVSQNGNVVYQTYVAPGPFSIKDLYPTGSSGNLQVNISEEDGSERTFVYPYSSLPVMLRPGGMKYEVTAGEYNGNLTRSSKRAKFVLGSLIYGLPHDVTVYGGTLFSKDYFSGVMGTGISLGDFGALSVDMTHAAASFVSGDRKEGQSFRIKYSKSLTSTGTNVDLTALRYSTRHFFSFSDFNTHNYQLSDGVAPWLGLRQRSSFRTALSQSLGKYGSIYLSGSRTDYWDSNTETTQLSTGYNGNFKGVNYNVSYAIDYRKSDSRNDWPKNHQISFNVNVPFSLFTNEEHLRNMSSNYYISKNNRGNYSQQMGLHGSLLDRDLSYSVSQSMGNNNQESNSAISLNYNTSKGSFSGGYNYSSSSSSVNAGVNGGMVIHSGGVTLARTLGNSVVLVEAPDADGTSLNQGNAKIDMFGYAVAPNVNEYAKNTIGLNVNTLPDDVTLPKTSQNVYPTKGAVVKAKFPTRVGMQALISLTYQGGTIPFGAIAKLVDDEATEENTSIVGDNGQLYMSGLPDSGTLLIQWGNGHNASCGAHYTHLKEMAVTEDNPIRKISLACQ
- a CDS encoding molecular chaperone; the encoded protein is MKIISFIVLLLGLLNIHQVAAKNTSSGLRFPSERLVFHQESRGLSFLLKNNDHNAYLVQADIAIPDESTGLNVKKESSIPFMITPPLYRLEAKSEYNWQIKKIDNLKKLPQDRESVFFIRLKAIPPKGTKNTVSFKKMDGDLTLSKVLHYKFYYRPEAIKNLKIAKVKDKLKFTLAEGKLIVNNPSPLYLTFGKLAVGQHQIDNMQLFKFIPPFGQQSYSLPKGNYANATVKWRLLNEFMLEMPEQTQKL
- a CDS encoding molecular chaperone, which gives rise to MKNITLTVLLFLTSFLTYSAGLSLNKTRIIFNEGDKSASITFKNNVDSPFLVQNEIYNVDNQKSDFFVITPSIFRVEKNSTFMMRIFPASLNLLPKDRESVFYFSSRAIPPKRNDEKSSGKLSIVTNLVIKLYYRPENLPMTAKDSYEKISVNYANNTLTVNNPTPYYTTLVDMKVNNTRKIKNKMVAPYSNITIPDMVGLNSFSWRIMNDYGGTTKPFIFESKAKK
- a CDS encoding fimbrial protein, with amino-acid sequence MIFSFILCFFLPILVNADNDSIHFEFTAYVDQEPCEIIVEDLYDTTDEIDFGIVSIQDIIDQTQTRQFEIILQDCEGDFSTSSIQMTSGSTVDGSNDYVFNSDPDAYFGVAIMDEDEQEYFSVGDIVFDQIEDGDEHIILTAVLACYDRGQGCLKDEVGDFSAHVTFSYFSD
- a CDS encoding fimbrial protein, whose protein sequence is MAIQQKFNKCLLGLLFPAVLLPNISLADESATIYFSGTVANATCEFSADSDQEVIFDEPFSSSVLSALQPGEESDYRKPFTVEYSCEGISEDTESIDIVITPLSSTHIKNNVLYEDSAINVGFLLMNCGDDNGACEEVIFSGDEATVESGTGEHYFEVVAAKIDNQTITSGDIDAAIELSLQIP
- a CDS encoding molecular chaperone, translating into MKNTLSLKMWLLFIVTNFLLLNSFAYSAGVGIDATRIIYPQGEKSVSVTLRNNDEKTNYLTQIAIASEQYPDAFEVAPPLFRLEKMSRQDVRIMLVNNQLPKDRESVFYFKARMVPARDKNSEGVIIGFDNIIKLFYRPTDLKQTAKEAQSSLVFKNVGNKTEVINRSPYYISLFNVTLNNKAMVINSENKNNMIAPFSSINFDLKTPTGAIAKWTAINDLGGYDGYSTEIQ
- a CDS encoding fimbrial protein yields the protein MKIKLASIAALMLAAGVASSAMAATTTTVTFKAQLQKGTCDIATSSGSIVDFGVFTTESVTQGPTTAIANKDFNLVLTNCAGAETQSGALSLYADGQASIFNPNLFANTDAKTLAVGIKTNPATGTAVEIKPNQLINVNQSLVMSTDDEGAVTDVDGNAVNLLPMQADLFALNGSNDTDILSVPVIFSVAYN